The Candidatus Omnitrophota bacterium genome includes the window GTAATTACCGGGCCTAATTCCCTGACCATAGAAAGCGCGACAATACTGCCGATATACATCTCTGCACCCAGCCGCTGCATCTGGTAAGCAGTCTGCAGAGCCATAATCACGCCGATAAAAAAGGCGACCAGGGAAATGATGGGGAAACTTTCCACTCCTGCTTTTTCACACTGCTCATAGATGCGCTCTTTTTTAAAAGGCGGGATAAATATCCAATAGAAAGTCTGAGACGCCAAAGTAACTAAGCCTCCCAAAAAAGAAAAGAATGTCACAATTTTACTGCCTGCGGTAAATAGTATATTTTTCATTCTTCGAAAATCAGCTCCTGGTTCTTACGCGTTACTTTCACCTTTGAACCCTCTTTAAACCTCTTGGAGATTATCTCAGAGGCCAGGGGATCTTCAAGGAACCTCTGTATGGTCCTCTTTAAGGGCCTGGCGCCGAATACGGGGTCAAAACCCTTTTCAATCAGGAAATCCTTGGCTTCCTGGCTCACCTCTAACGCGATATTATGTTCTTTTAATCTATCCGCCACAAAATTCACTTCGATATCAATAATACGCTCCAAATCCTCTTTCACTAAGGGCCTGAAAACTATAATATCGTCTATACGGTTTAAGAACTCCGGCTTAAAGGTACGTTTTACTTCTTCCAACAGTTTTTCTTTCATTTCCTGATAAGTGACTTCTTCCTTTTGCGTCTTAAAACCCAGGGAGCCGGTTTTACGGATTAACTCCGCGCCCACGTTAGAAGTCATGATGATCACGGTATTGCGGAAATCCACTTTTCTGCCGAAACTATCGGTGAGCCGGCCGTCTTCAAATACCTGTAAGAGTAAATTGAATACATCCGGATGCGCCTTTTCAATTTCATCCAGCAAGATAACCGCGTAAGGACGGCGCCTGACCTTTTCCGTAAGCTGGCCGCCTTCCTCATAACCTACGTATCCCGGAGGGGCGCCGATAAGACGGGAGACATTAAACTTCTCCATATATTCCGACATGTCTAACTGTAAAAGCGCGTCTTCGTCGCCAAACATAAATTCAGCCAGGGCACGGGCTAAAAGGGTCTTGCCTACGCCGGTGGGGCCTAAAAATATAAACGAACCAATAGGCCGCTTGGGGTCTTTGATGCCTGCACGCGAACGCCGGACAGCATGGGCAATCGCAGAGATCGCCTCCTCCTGCCCGACCACGCGTTTATGCAAATCTTCTTCTATTTTTAATAATTTCTCGCTCTCTTTTTCTTCCAACCTGATGATAGGGATACCCGTCCACTGAGAAACAATTTTGGCAATCTCTTCTTCGCCTACCTCAGGCCGCATCTTGTCTTTGGCCTGCGACCATTCCCGGTTTAACTGCTCCAATTCCTGGCGCACCTGCCTCTCCTGATCCCTTAAAGCAGCTGCCTTCTCAAAATCCTGGCTTTTGATCAGGGCCTCTTTTTCTTTTCTGATATTCTCTACCTTTTCTTCCAGCTTTTTAATCTCCGGAGGCACTACTAAAACATTTAACCTGGCGCGCGAACCTGCTTCGTCAATTAAATCTACTGCCTTATCCGGAAGGAACCTGCCGGAGATATAGCGTTCGGATAACTTTGCCGCTGCTTCCAAGGCCTCATCCTTAAAGGTCACCCGATGGTGCGCTTCGTATTTATCCCGTAGCCCTTTAAGTATTTCAATGGCCTGCTCCACAGACGGCGGCTCAACCATGATCGTCTGGAACCTGCGCTCTAATGCCGCGTCCTTCTCGATATACTTCCTGTATTCATCCATAGTGGTAGCGCCGATACACTGCATTTCCCCGCGGGAGAGCGCGGGTTTTAAAATGTTAGAGGCATCTATTGCGCCTTCCGCTGCTCCGGCGCCGACTAAGGTGTGCAGCTCATCGATAAAAATAATCACGTCCTGTGAGCGTTTTATTTCTTCCATCACTGCTTTAATTCTTTCTTCGAATTGCCCGCGGTATTTTGTCCCCGCAACCATAAGCGCTAAATCTAAACCGATAATGCGTTTGTTACGCAGTATTTCCGGCACATTACCGGCAATAATAGACTGGGCAAGTCCTTCTACGATTGCCGTCTTACCCACGCCTGCTTCACCTAATAAAACCGGATTATTTTTCGTGCGCCGGCTTAAGATCTGGGTGACCCGTTCAATTTCATTATGCCGGCCGATAACCGGATCGAGTTTATTATCCCTGGCTAAGTCAGTCAGGTTTCTGCCAAAGGCATCCAGGGCAGGGGTCTTGGTCTTTGCCTGCTGGCCCTGACCAAAATTAGGTAATGCCGAACCTAAGAGTTCCATCACTTCATTCCTGACTGTATTCAAATCCATACCCATATTCAATAATACCTGCGAGGCCATGCCTTCGCCCTCACGGATTAAACCCAATAAAAGATGCTCCGTACCGATATAATTATGCCCTAATGCGCGTGCTTCTTCGGCAGCCAATTCTAACGCCTTCTTGGCACGGGGGGTAAAAGGTATGTCCCCGATAATCTGGGTGGTCGGCCCGGGCTGCACTAATTTTTCAATCTCCAGGCGGATCTTCTCTAAAGAAACCCCCAGTTTCTGCAAGACGGCCGCAGCTACTCCTTCCCCCT containing:
- a CDS encoding ATP-dependent Clp protease ATP-binding subunit, with translation MFNRFTERARKVIILAKEEARRFNHDYIGTEHILLGLVREGEGVAAAVLQKLGVSLEKIRLEIEKLVQPGPTTQIIGDIPFTPRAKKALELAAEEARALGHNYIGTEHLLLGLIREGEGMASQVLLNMGMDLNTVRNEVMELLGSALPNFGQGQQAKTKTPALDAFGRNLTDLARDNKLDPVIGRHNEIERVTQILSRRTKNNPVLLGEAGVGKTAIVEGLAQSIIAGNVPEILRNKRIIGLDLALMVAGTKYRGQFEERIKAVMEEIKRSQDVIIFIDELHTLVGAGAAEGAIDASNILKPALSRGEMQCIGATTMDEYRKYIEKDAALERRFQTIMVEPPSVEQAIEILKGLRDKYEAHHRVTFKDEALEAAAKLSERYISGRFLPDKAVDLIDEAGSRARLNVLVVPPEIKKLEEKVENIRKEKEALIKSQDFEKAAALRDQERQVRQELEQLNREWSQAKDKMRPEVGEEEIAKIVSQWTGIPIIRLEEKESEKLLKIEEDLHKRVVGQEEAISAIAHAVRRSRAGIKDPKRPIGSFIFLGPTGVGKTLLARALAEFMFGDEDALLQLDMSEYMEKFNVSRLIGAPPGYVGYEEGGQLTEKVRRRPYAVILLDEIEKAHPDVFNLLLQVFEDGRLTDSFGRKVDFRNTVIIMTSNVGAELIRKTGSLGFKTQKEEVTYQEMKEKLLEEVKRTFKPEFLNRIDDIIVFRPLVKEDLERIIDIEVNFVADRLKEHNIALEVSQEAKDFLIEKGFDPVFGARPLKRTIQRFLEDPLASEIISKRFKEGSKVKVTRKNQELIFEE